One genomic region from uncultured Cohaesibacter sp. encodes:
- a CDS encoding Gfo/Idh/MocA family oxidoreductase → MTLNIGWIGCGRHASQMLMPQLAKNDLRIAAVCDLNEKAASKAAWQYGVDASYGDFRDLINHKGLDAIGMAVGPEVHHDAALAALAKGLPVFIEKPPAKDLASTQEIADAADKAGKPVVVGFMKRYATGNRIARNILKSPEFGPIMGLSGYYMNEPAYFAGKADYSSFYLHHCVHYMDLLPWLAGSPFADLSVRVNVSEPGHILVHLGFECENGSIGSVAMGTTQSRGTPTESMIIMGDHKRIEIQNIIHVKYYRHPPFKADDREATLNPDVDTLCWEPNFTAAANEDHKGYAALIADAAAAFRGETSAAPQIHDGVEAMASLEHMTALIEQEFKKQKK, encoded by the coding sequence ATGACACTCAATATCGGCTGGATCGGCTGTGGCCGCCACGCGTCTCAAATGCTGATGCCGCAATTGGCAAAGAATGATCTACGAATTGCTGCTGTTTGTGATCTGAACGAAAAGGCAGCCTCCAAGGCTGCGTGGCAATATGGAGTAGATGCTTCCTATGGCGATTTTCGCGATTTGATCAATCACAAGGGGCTTGATGCCATCGGCATGGCCGTCGGGCCGGAGGTTCATCATGATGCCGCGCTTGCTGCGCTCGCAAAAGGGCTGCCCGTCTTTATCGAAAAACCACCCGCAAAGGATTTGGCCAGCACGCAAGAGATTGCGGATGCAGCTGACAAGGCTGGCAAGCCGGTCGTCGTCGGCTTCATGAAACGCTACGCAACGGGCAACCGCATCGCAAGGAATATCCTAAAATCACCAGAATTCGGGCCGATTATGGGGCTCTCTGGCTACTATATGAACGAACCCGCCTACTTTGCAGGCAAGGCCGACTATTCAAGCTTCTACCTGCATCACTGCGTGCATTATATGGATCTGCTGCCCTGGTTGGCAGGGTCTCCCTTTGCAGATCTGTCTGTACGCGTGAACGTTTCGGAACCGGGACATATTCTCGTTCATCTCGGGTTCGAATGCGAAAATGGTTCGATCGGCTCCGTCGCAATGGGCACAACCCAATCACGCGGAACGCCTACCGAAAGCATGATCATCATGGGCGATCACAAACGGATCGAGATCCAGAATATCATCCATGTCAAATATTACCGTCACCCACCATTCAAGGCGGATGACAGGGAAGCCACTCTCAATCCGGACGTTGATACGCTCTGTTGGGAGCCAAACTTCACTGCTGCAGCCAACGAAGATCACAAGGGCTATGCAGCTTTGATCGCCGATGCCGCCGCCGCCTTCAGGGGCGAGACATCGGCCGCACCGCAAATCCACGATGGCGTCGAAGCGATGGCGTCTCTCGAACACATGACAGCTTTGATCGAGCAAGAGTTCAAGAAACAAAAGAAATAA
- a CDS encoding aminotransferase class I/II-fold pyridoxal phosphate-dependent enzyme has translation MFECLDVESLRLRASGKWVDFDEDIVPSNPAEMDFAVAPAIIEALQEAVDHQRFGYSSHGPNGPEAQLKNVFQARMKSKFDWNVDTELVLPVTNLVQAIAATVFAFSEKGDGVSVQIPAYPMFLAAIKQTGRNAVCNAMPVVDGRYELDIEGIKKQITKDVKILLLCHPHNPTGRVFSKEELAPLAKLAQEHGLVVISDEIHCDILFDGRKHTPFLKMFPELADQTVTLQSASKTFNIPGLGCAVMHFGTKTLMDRFSQKLPPMLLGHPGIGGMLGTIAAWEKGDAWFAEALAQLEANRNLFVDRFAREMPKVGLIKPEATYLGWADFSKLDLPSSAFTYLRDTGRVVGGDGANFGEGYEQFVRFNYATSPKILNELIDRVFRALKANSKG, from the coding sequence ATGTTTGAATGTCTTGACGTCGAGAGCTTGCGTTTACGCGCAAGTGGTAAATGGGTTGATTTTGATGAAGACATAGTTCCGTCCAATCCTGCCGAAATGGATTTTGCAGTAGCGCCCGCTATTATTGAAGCTCTGCAAGAGGCCGTCGACCATCAGCGATTTGGCTATTCTTCACACGGGCCAAATGGTCCAGAAGCGCAATTGAAGAATGTCTTCCAAGCTCGCATGAAAAGTAAATTCGATTGGAACGTGGACACCGAACTGGTGCTGCCAGTCACCAATCTCGTTCAGGCGATTGCCGCCACGGTTTTTGCATTCAGCGAAAAGGGCGATGGTGTCTCTGTCCAGATTCCCGCTTATCCGATGTTTCTTGCTGCCATCAAGCAGACGGGAAGGAATGCTGTCTGTAACGCCATGCCCGTTGTTGATGGTCGTTATGAGCTGGATATCGAAGGGATCAAAAAGCAGATCACAAAGGATGTAAAAATCCTGCTGCTGTGCCATCCCCACAACCCAACAGGACGGGTCTTTTCCAAGGAAGAGCTGGCGCCGCTTGCCAAGCTTGCCCAAGAGCATGGGCTTGTTGTCATTTCAGATGAAATACATTGTGACATTCTCTTTGATGGCCGCAAGCACACGCCATTCTTAAAGATGTTCCCGGAATTGGCTGATCAGACAGTTACGCTGCAATCGGCTTCCAAAACATTCAATATCCCCGGATTGGGCTGTGCTGTGATGCATTTTGGCACCAAGACGCTGATGGATCGTTTTTCGCAAAAACTTCCACCGATGCTTTTGGGTCACCCAGGCATTGGTGGCATGTTGGGAACCATCGCGGCTTGGGAGAAGGGCGACGCCTGGTTCGCAGAAGCGTTGGCTCAGCTCGAAGCAAACCGCAACCTCTTTGTTGATCGGTTTGCGCGTGAAATGCCGAAAGTGGGGTTGATCAAACCCGAGGCCACATATTTGGGCTGGGCGGACTTTTCAAAGCTCGATCTGCCATCTTCTGCCTTCACATATCTCCGCGATACAGGTCGTGTGGTAGGAGGCGACGGCGCCAATTTTGGTGAGGGGTATGAACAGTTCGTGCGGTTCAACTATGCGACCTCACCCAAAATTCTCAACGAGCTGATTGACCGGGTATTCAGAGCGCTTAAGGCAAACAGCAAGGGCTGA
- the tkt gene encoding transketolase, whose protein sequence is MADKAPTLLANAIRFLSADAVQNAKSGHPGMPMGMAEMGVALWKGHLKHNPKNPKWDNRDRFVLSNGHGSMLIYSLLHFTGYDVTMDDIKDFRQLHSKTPGHPEYGVTPGIETTTGPLGQGIANAVGMALAEKVLAAEFNRPGHTIVDHNTYVFLGDGCMMEGISHEACSLAGTLRLGKLIALYDDNGISIDGEVKGWFTDDTPKRFEAYGWNVIRDIDGHDIEAVEAAVAEAKKQSDKPTLICCKTTIGKGAPTVGGTAACHGNLLGDEEIANARKLMGWTYPAFEIPQEVYDEMSAVDAGAAAEAAWNEAFAAYEKAFPAEAASYKRRMAGEVPEDFADKMKAYIAETAKAQEEMPVRMASHKAITIIAKELPELIGASADLACSCLSIWDDCKAITPEDGGNFLFAGIREFGMGAIMNGLALHGGLIPFGGGYVTFSDYQRNAIRMGALMKQRVIYALSHDSIAVGEDGPTHQPIEHLGSLRMIPNLDVWRPCDATEAAVAWACALEHDTTPTLMSLSRQVCPAFARNDAQIDAIKRGGYVISEEKGDLQAVIIATGGEMDIALKGQALLAEEGINARVVSMPSTYLFDRQDAAYKAEVLPAGIPRVSVEAGHTDYWRKYVGLEGACVGLDTFGESAPPAVLYDFFNITDKAVADAVKSVL, encoded by the coding sequence ATGGCAGATAAAGCCCCAACTCTTCTCGCAAACGCAATCAGATTCCTTTCGGCTGATGCAGTCCAGAACGCCAAATCAGGCCACCCCGGCATGCCTATGGGCATGGCTGAAATGGGGGTTGCTCTTTGGAAAGGTCATCTCAAACACAACCCAAAAAATCCAAAATGGGACAACCGCGACCGCTTTGTACTCAGCAACGGTCATGGCTCCATGCTGATTTATAGCCTGCTGCATTTTACCGGCTATGACGTCACAATGGACGACATCAAGGATTTCCGTCAGCTGCACAGCAAAACACCGGGCCATCCGGAATATGGTGTAACGCCAGGTATTGAAACAACCACCGGGCCTCTCGGACAGGGCATTGCCAATGCTGTCGGCATGGCTCTTGCCGAAAAGGTGCTGGCTGCAGAATTTAACCGGCCGGGTCACACCATCGTTGATCACAACACCTATGTGTTCCTTGGCGATGGCTGCATGATGGAAGGCATCTCCCATGAGGCCTGCTCACTCGCTGGTACCCTTCGTCTTGGCAAGCTGATCGCGCTTTACGACGACAACGGCATTTCCATTGATGGTGAGGTGAAAGGCTGGTTTACCGATGATACTCCGAAGCGTTTTGAAGCCTATGGCTGGAATGTTATTCGTGACATTGATGGGCATGACATCGAAGCTGTTGAAGCTGCTGTTGCTGAAGCGAAAAAGCAAAGCGACAAACCGACCCTGATCTGCTGTAAAACTACCATCGGCAAGGGCGCTCCGACTGTTGGCGGCACGGCGGCCTGTCACGGCAACCTGCTGGGCGACGAGGAAATCGCCAACGCACGCAAGCTGATGGGTTGGACTTATCCTGCCTTTGAAATCCCTCAGGAAGTCTATGACGAAATGAGTGCTGTCGATGCAGGCGCAGCCGCAGAAGCTGCATGGAATGAAGCCTTTGCAGCCTATGAAAAAGCGTTCCCCGCAGAAGCCGCAAGCTACAAACGCCGCATGGCTGGTGAAGTGCCTGAAGACTTTGCCGACAAAATGAAGGCCTATATTGCTGAAACCGCCAAGGCTCAGGAAGAAATGCCGGTTCGCATGGCCAGCCACAAGGCAATCACCATAATTGCCAAAGAATTGCCAGAGTTGATCGGCGCGTCCGCTGACCTTGCCTGTTCGTGCCTGTCCATCTGGGATGATTGCAAAGCCATTACCCCTGAAGATGGAGGCAACTTCCTCTTTGCCGGTATTCGAGAATTCGGCATGGGTGCCATCATGAACGGTCTTGCCCTGCATGGCGGTCTGATCCCGTTTGGTGGCGGCTATGTTACTTTCTCGGATTACCAGAGAAACGCTATTCGCATGGGGGCGCTGATGAAACAGCGCGTCATTTACGCTCTGTCCCATGACTCCATCGCCGTTGGCGAAGATGGCCCAACCCATCAGCCGATTGAACATCTGGGCTCACTGCGCATGATCCCGAATCTGGATGTCTGGCGTCCATGTGATGCAACAGAAGCGGCTGTTGCTTGGGCGTGTGCTCTTGAGCATGATACGACCCCGACGCTTATGTCGCTCAGCCGTCAGGTTTGCCCGGCCTTTGCGCGCAATGACGCCCAGATCGACGCCATCAAGCGGGGTGGCTATGTCATCAGCGAAGAGAAAGGCGACCTGCAAGCGGTAATCATCGCAACAGGTGGCGAAATGGATATCGCACTCAAGGGTCAGGCTCTTCTGGCAGAGGAAGGCATCAACGCACGCGTTGTTTCCATGCCATCCACCTATCTGTTCGATCGTCAGGATGCGGCTTACAAGGCGGAAGTTCTGCCTGCAGGCATTCCGCGTGTTTCGGTTGAGGCCGGACATACCGATTACTGGCGCAAATATGTTGGCCTTGAAGGTGCTTGCGTTGGCCTCGACACCTTTGGCGAGTCTGCTCCTCCGGCAGTGCTGTATGACTTCTTCAACATCACCGACAAAGCGGTTGCCGATGCCGTTAAATCTGTCCTCTGA
- a CDS encoding RidA family protein, translating into MVNRYLPTPVLHRVVEKDGFVFVGGTACDDTSKDIKGQTLETLEKMEGYLHEAGSDKNKVLFANIYLASLDLKAEMSEVWGDWFEAEHLPARATLCSPDLGGDTLIEIFVTAYK; encoded by the coding sequence ATGGTAAACAGATATCTTCCTACCCCTGTGTTGCATCGTGTCGTTGAGAAAGATGGATTTGTCTTTGTCGGCGGTACTGCTTGCGATGATACCAGTAAGGATATCAAAGGGCAAACCCTCGAAACCCTCGAAAAGATGGAAGGCTATCTGCATGAAGCAGGGTCGGACAAGAACAAGGTTCTGTTCGCAAACATCTATCTCGCCAGCCTCGATCTGAAAGCCGAGATGAGCGAAGTCTGGGGTGACTGGTTTGAAGCCGAACACCTCCCGGCACGCGCAACACTTTGTTCTCCGGATCTGGGTGGCGACACCCTGATCGAAATTTTTGTAACGGCATACAAATAA
- a CDS encoding sugar phosphate isomerase/epimerase family protein — protein MNNPIGIISMQFARPFGREHLGLFARMKELGFDLVELLVPEPEEGLDASDIRKALDDAGLSIALAARVSLARSISDEDPAIRQAGSDYLKYCIDLAHAVGAISVGGPLYGAPMVFAGRAPAPVTDTEMKAREQRVIEALAKLSLLARGAGCLLALEPLNRYETDVISTVSQAMRVINAVDHPSLGLLFDTFHANIEERSIPDAIRLAGDKLVYFQGNENHRGFPGTGNMNWPEIMKALHDINYHGPITLEPFRRDDDRIGLPIAQWRPPHEDESQKLIASIDLVRACAQMAEFQR, from the coding sequence ATGAACAACCCAATCGGAATCATCTCGATGCAATTTGCCCGCCCCTTCGGGCGGGAGCATCTGGGTCTGTTTGCCCGGATGAAAGAGCTCGGATTCGATCTGGTAGAACTGCTGGTTCCCGAACCTGAAGAGGGGCTTGATGCAAGCGACATAAGAAAGGCACTCGATGATGCAGGCCTGTCCATCGCGCTGGCCGCGAGAGTGTCTCTTGCGCGCTCTATTTCGGATGAAGACCCGGCAATTCGTCAAGCCGGTTCCGACTATCTGAAATATTGCATCGATCTGGCGCATGCAGTCGGCGCCATTTCGGTTGGAGGTCCATTGTATGGGGCTCCCATGGTGTTTGCAGGACGGGCGCCCGCGCCCGTCACTGATACGGAAATGAAAGCTAGAGAGCAGCGGGTGATTGAAGCCCTGGCTAAACTATCCCTCCTGGCCCGTGGTGCCGGTTGCCTGCTCGCTCTCGAACCGCTCAATCGCTACGAAACGGACGTGATTTCAACAGTTTCTCAGGCCATGCGTGTAATCAATGCGGTCGATCACCCTTCGCTCGGTCTGCTGTTTGACACGTTCCACGCCAACATCGAGGAGCGGTCCATTCCGGATGCGATCCGATTGGCTGGTGATAAATTGGTTTATTTCCAAGGAAATGAAAATCATCGGGGCTTTCCCGGTACAGGAAACATGAACTGGCCAGAAATCATGAAGGCCCTTCACGACATCAACTATCACGGCCCGATTACGCTCGAACCCTTCCGTCGCGATGATGACCGGATCGGTTTGCCCATCGCCCAATGGCGTCCGCCTCACGAAGACGAAAGCCAGAAACTGATTGCCTCAATAGACCTGGTGCGCGCGTGTGCCCAAATGGCGGAGTTTCAAAGATGA
- a CDS encoding sugar ABC transporter permease, with product MTMTASEWPTSRAALAKRVLPYALLSPAVLVTLAIVFFPMLQAAWMSLHDYVLWKPNAISFVGLKNFFAAFNDEVFWISLKHTVIWIGLTIPSQLLLGLITALLLNQEFPWRPLARALIIIPWALPSVVIGLMWVWIYDSNYGILNDFLLRMNIIQDSVPWLADPDTALYAIILTLTWQGFPFFAVMILAGLQSIPRSYYEAASIDGASKWRQFWHITLPGISGVLVTAVLLRTIWVANSIDVIYVMTGGGPGYSTYTLPLYAFVKARTNLDFGYGSSLAVLFTIMLLGIVVVYLRKVGKDTK from the coding sequence ATGACTATGACTGCATCTGAGTGGCCAACAAGCCGCGCGGCGCTCGCTAAACGCGTACTGCCCTATGCGCTTTTATCGCCTGCCGTGCTTGTGACGTTGGCAATTGTTTTCTTCCCGATGCTGCAGGCAGCCTGGATGAGCCTGCATGATTATGTATTGTGGAAACCAAATGCCATCAGCTTCGTTGGCTTGAAGAATTTCTTCGCAGCGTTCAACGACGAGGTCTTCTGGATCTCTCTCAAGCACACAGTGATCTGGATTGGCTTGACCATCCCGAGCCAGCTCCTTCTTGGGCTCATTACCGCGCTCCTGCTAAATCAGGAATTCCCATGGCGCCCCTTGGCGCGAGCGCTCATCATCATTCCTTGGGCTCTGCCTTCCGTCGTGATCGGCCTTATGTGGGTTTGGATCTATGATTCAAACTACGGCATTCTCAACGACTTCCTGCTGCGCATGAATATCATTCAGGATTCAGTGCCATGGTTGGCTGATCCGGATACAGCGCTTTATGCCATTATCCTGACACTTACCTGGCAAGGGTTCCCGTTCTTTGCGGTGATGATCCTCGCAGGTTTGCAGTCGATTCCAAGAAGCTACTATGAAGCCGCCTCTATCGATGGCGCGAGCAAATGGCGCCAATTCTGGCACATCACTTTGCCGGGCATTTCCGGAGTGCTGGTGACTGCGGTCCTTCTGAGAACAATCTGGGTGGCAAACTCCATCGACGTTATCTACGTGATGACCGGCGGTGGCCCGGGCTATTCCACCTATACCTTGCCGCTCTATGCCTTCGTCAAAGCGCGCACCAACCTTGATTTTGGCTATGGATCTTCTCTCGCAGTGCTGTTCACAATCATGCTTCTGGGCATTGTTGTGGTTTATCTGCGTAAGGTTGGAAAGGATACGAAATAA
- a CDS encoding aldose epimerase family protein — protein MANTAIEHEVIGKIDGKDVEAYRITGGETTIEVMTYGAILTRVLRPDRNGKVEDIVLGYDDPASYIDNPGNAGAICGRFSNRINLGKFTLEGKEIQLPTNSGPHHLHGGLPGYGKRFWQAEPNAEGNSVTFRMHSPDGDQNYPGTVEVTATYRVDCMGSLELTMEATTDETTIINIIYHGYWNLAGHASGSVEDQQICILADRYTLVTPEKIPTGEIVPVKGTPFDFTKLHAIGDEIADAWPGGGCDHNLCHAVYDGKMRLTAKAADPASGRGFELYSNQPGVQFYTANHFKDQPTKGKGGALYETYPGFALETQHYPDSPNHPEFPSVVLKPGETYSNRMKFVFSKNMSV, from the coding sequence TTGGCAAATACAGCAATTGAGCATGAAGTGATTGGCAAGATCGATGGCAAGGATGTCGAAGCCTATCGCATCACCGGCGGTGAAACGACCATCGAAGTCATGACCTATGGGGCCATCCTGACGCGCGTGTTGCGCCCAGACAGGAACGGTAAAGTCGAAGACATTGTGCTCGGCTATGATGATCCCGCGAGCTATATAGATAATCCGGGCAATGCTGGCGCAATTTGTGGCCGTTTTTCAAACCGCATCAATCTAGGCAAATTCACGCTGGAAGGGAAAGAGATCCAACTGCCTACCAACAGCGGCCCCCACCATTTGCATGGCGGCTTGCCCGGCTATGGCAAGCGCTTCTGGCAGGCGGAGCCAAATGCTGAAGGCAATTCCGTTACCTTCCGCATGCATAGTCCCGATGGCGATCAGAACTATCCCGGTACTGTCGAGGTGACGGCGACCTATCGTGTTGATTGCATGGGCTCACTCGAGCTGACAATGGAGGCGACAACCGACGAGACCACCATTATCAACATTATCTATCATGGCTACTGGAATTTGGCAGGCCATGCCAGCGGAAGCGTCGAAGACCAGCAAATCTGCATCCTCGCTGACCGCTACACGCTCGTAACACCGGAGAAGATTCCAACCGGCGAAATTGTCCCAGTCAAGGGAACGCCGTTTGATTTTACCAAACTCCACGCCATTGGTGACGAAATCGCCGATGCATGGCCGGGCGGAGGATGTGACCACAATCTCTGTCACGCCGTGTATGACGGCAAGATGCGCCTGACTGCGAAAGCGGCCGATCCTGCCAGTGGACGCGGATTTGAACTCTATTCCAACCAGCCTGGTGTCCAGTTCTATACGGCTAACCATTTCAAGGATCAGCCAACAAAGGGGAAGGGCGGGGCGCTTTATGAAACCTATCCCGGCTTTGCGCTGGAAACCCAGCATTATCCGGATTCGCCCAATCACCCCGAGTTTCCTTCGGTGGTTCTCAAACCTGGTGAGACCTACAGCAATCGCATGAAATTTGTCTTTTCAAAGAATATGTCCGTTTAG
- a CDS encoding sugar ABC transporter substrate-binding protein: MKKSLSVAALAAAMFVCGSAANAEDTVKFWYHFDNADNPMEDLVSRFEAKNPGIKIDAENIPWNSYYDNLYTSIIAGSAPDAAMVKMHAQPRLVEMGALEPLDDRIAAWDGASDIQENLFDLTKGPDGKQYYLPVQYVVLYLYYRADMFKELGLEPPKTCDDFRNAAIKLTRDTNGDGRKDVYGFGFRGGKGGHDHWGSMVLSREGVSFDKGGLTNDAAIAGTQFVVDLFEKDKVFPPSAPNDGFKEVTGAFKAGTTAMTIHHIGSANDMVAALGDKVSATTVPECGGGRWTSFGDESTAVFSSASNKDAAWKWIAFLSTEGNNKEFNESTGQLPVTKSDSANWTLHPKRFVDATIASLPFAHMLPNRPETSDFVNTEWPVNMQRALTGEITAKEMNEKIEALFNK; encoded by the coding sequence ATGAAGAAATCACTGTCAGTCGCAGCGCTCGCTGCGGCAATGTTTGTTTGTGGCTCGGCTGCAAACGCAGAAGATACTGTGAAATTCTGGTATCATTTTGATAATGCAGACAATCCCATGGAAGATCTGGTTTCGAGGTTCGAAGCCAAGAATCCCGGCATCAAGATCGATGCAGAAAACATTCCGTGGAACAGCTATTACGATAATCTATATACCTCTATCATTGCAGGCAGCGCACCTGATGCCGCCATGGTGAAAATGCATGCCCAGCCTCGCTTGGTAGAAATGGGTGCATTGGAGCCGCTTGATGATCGTATCGCCGCATGGGATGGAGCGAGCGATATTCAGGAAAATTTGTTTGATTTGACCAAGGGCCCTGACGGCAAACAATATTATCTGCCCGTACAGTATGTTGTGCTTTATCTTTACTATCGCGCTGACATGTTCAAGGAACTAGGGCTTGAACCACCGAAAACATGTGATGATTTCCGTAACGCCGCAATCAAGCTGACCCGTGATACCAACGGCGACGGCCGCAAAGATGTTTACGGCTTCGGCTTCCGTGGCGGTAAAGGGGGGCATGATCACTGGGGAAGTATGGTTCTTTCGCGAGAAGGTGTGAGCTTTGACAAGGGTGGATTGACTAACGACGCTGCCATTGCCGGCACGCAGTTTGTGGTTGATCTGTTCGAAAAGGACAAAGTCTTCCCGCCATCTGCACCAAATGATGGCTTCAAGGAAGTGACCGGAGCCTTCAAGGCCGGCACGACCGCAATGACCATTCACCATATTGGCTCTGCAAACGATATGGTTGCCGCATTGGGCGACAAGGTCTCTGCGACCACCGTGCCTGAATGTGGTGGCGGTCGCTGGACATCCTTCGGCGATGAATCCACGGCCGTTTTCTCTTCGGCTTCCAACAAGGATGCTGCCTGGAAATGGATCGCTTTCCTTTCCACAGAAGGCAACAACAAGGAGTTTAACGAGTCCACCGGTCAGCTGCCTGTGACCAAGTCTGACTCTGCAAACTGGACCCTGCATCCGAAGCGGTTCGTTGATGCGACCATCGCATCCTTGCCATTTGCTCATATGCTTCCGAACCGGCCTGAAACGTCCGATTTCGTGAACACGGAATGGCCAGTCAATATGCAGCGCGCCCTGACAGGTGAAATCACTGCAAAAGAAATGAACGAGAAGATTGAGGCCTTGTTCAACAAGTAA
- a CDS encoding carbohydrate ABC transporter permease, producing MMVSRKSKLRRFLTVELPMIVILLFTLGPYLWMMLTSLTQEDKLFTQGPSLIGATFENYIRLFETVGFLDNMITSFIVAAGTVVVGLTLSVTAAYSFSRFRFFGKKYLLTQFLIINMFPIVLLILPLFVLMRVLGLLDTHLALIIANSTVAIPFSVWMMTSYINGIPKSLDEAAMTDGCTRLGALRRVVLPLCMPGIVATGIYIFITAWNEYLYALSLGGSNVRPITVAIQTLIGEYEVQWGLLTSGGIVGALPATILFLIVQKRLISGMTQGAVKG from the coding sequence ATAATGGTTAGCCGCAAAAGCAAACTCCGTCGCTTTCTGACTGTAGAGTTGCCCATGATCGTCATCCTACTCTTCACATTGGGGCCATATCTCTGGATGATGCTGACGTCTTTGACGCAAGAGGACAAGCTCTTCACCCAGGGGCCAAGCCTGATCGGGGCTACGTTTGAAAATTATATTCGTCTGTTCGAAACCGTCGGCTTTCTGGACAATATGATCACGTCCTTCATTGTGGCTGCGGGCACGGTCGTCGTGGGCCTTACGCTGAGTGTAACGGCAGCCTATTCCTTCTCGCGCTTCCGCTTCTTTGGCAAGAAATACCTTCTGACGCAGTTTCTGATCATCAATATGTTTCCGATCGTGCTGCTGATCCTGCCTCTGTTCGTGTTGATGCGCGTGCTGGGTCTGCTGGATACGCATCTCGCCCTGATCATTGCAAACTCAACCGTCGCCATTCCTTTCTCGGTCTGGATGATGACCAGTTATATCAATGGGATCCCCAAATCCCTTGATGAAGCGGCCATGACCGACGGTTGTACCCGCCTTGGGGCTTTGCGTCGGGTGGTTTTGCCGCTCTGCATGCCGGGCATTGTAGCAACGGGCATCTATATCTTCATCACCGCCTGGAACGAGTATCTCTACGCGCTTTCTCTTGGAGGTTCGAATGTGCGCCCGATTACAGTCGCCATTCAGACGCTCATTGGTGAATATGAAGTGCAGTGGGGTCTTCTGACCTCCGGCGGCATTGTTGGCGCTCTGCCAGCCACCATCCTGTTCCTGATTGTCCAGAAACGACTGATCAGTGGCATGACCCAAGGTGCAGTGAAGGGGTAG